A genomic window from Nitrospirota bacterium includes:
- a CDS encoding folylpolyglutamate synthase/dihydrofolate synthase family protein has product MPYPDALEFLHGLQRHGIRPGLDVIGTLVARLGRPDRRFPSLHVGGTNGKGSTAAMAAAVLQAAGYRVGLYTSPHLVDFRERVRVNGEPIAEDDLAALVERLREALPPSCAPTFFEFTTALAFQHFAEAKVDIAVVEVGLGGRFDATNVLVPLVAVITNVALDHQEYLGETVGAIAFEKAGIIKPGVPLVTGRLSPEAEGVIGRVAGERAAPWSKWGRDFRTTGEPLTGFRYEGSRGSYQGLSCPLAGAHQLENAACALAVLELASEAGLQVPESAVRSGLRQTRWEGRLEVAERHPTILLDGAHNRAAADALAVYLAGYRREHRGSRVILLVGMMRDKDRRGFLQTLAPLADEVVVTQAAIPRAASVQEMLEALGGQAGSAYAEPVPADALARARRLAAPEDLICVTGSLMLVGDVKALLRGCGLSPIRG; this is encoded by the coding sequence ATGCCCTATCCCGACGCGCTCGAGTTTCTACACGGGCTCCAGAGGCACGGCATCAGGCCCGGCCTCGACGTCATCGGCACACTCGTGGCCCGGTTGGGACGCCCGGACCGACGCTTCCCGTCGCTGCACGTAGGGGGGACGAACGGCAAGGGATCCACGGCCGCCATGGCTGCGGCCGTGCTGCAGGCGGCCGGCTATCGGGTCGGCCTCTACACCTCGCCGCATCTGGTCGATTTTCGGGAGCGCGTCCGGGTCAACGGCGAGCCGATCGCCGAGGATGATCTGGCCGCGCTGGTCGAGCGCCTGCGAGAGGCTCTCCCCCCTTCCTGCGCGCCGACCTTTTTCGAGTTCACGACCGCCCTGGCGTTCCAGCATTTCGCCGAGGCTAAGGTGGACATCGCGGTGGTGGAAGTCGGCTTGGGAGGAAGGTTCGACGCGACGAACGTGCTCGTTCCGCTGGTCGCGGTGATCACGAACGTGGCCCTGGATCACCAGGAGTATCTCGGGGAGACGGTCGGCGCCATCGCGTTCGAGAAGGCCGGAATCATCAAGCCCGGAGTCCCGCTGGTCACCGGACGGCTTTCGCCGGAGGCGGAGGGGGTGATCGGTCGGGTTGCCGGGGAGCGTGCGGCCCCCTGGTCCAAGTGGGGACGCGATTTCCGAACGACGGGGGAGCCGCTGACGGGGTTCCGCTACGAAGGGTCGCGTGGGTCGTACCAGGGGCTGTCCTGTCCCCTCGCCGGCGCCCATCAACTGGAAAACGCGGCCTGTGCGCTGGCGGTCCTGGAGCTGGCGTCGGAGGCCGGTCTGCAAGTACCCGAGTCGGCCGTCCGGTCCGGCTTGCGGCAGACCCGGTGGGAAGGGCGGCTGGAGGTCGCGGAGCGGCATCCGACGATCCTGCTGGATGGAGCGCACAATCGGGCCGCCGCCGACGCGCTGGCCGTCTACCTGGCCGGCTACCGCCGCGAGCATCGGGGCTCGCGCGTCATTCTCCTGGTCGGCATGATGCGCGACAAGGACCGTCGCGGGTTCCTCCAAACGCTGGCGCCGCTCGCCGACGAGGTCGTGGTGACGCAGGCGGCGATTCCGCGCGCGGCGTCGGTGCAGGAGATGCTGGAGGCGCTCGGCGGACAAGCCGGGAGCGCCTATGCGGAGCCGGTCCCTGCCGACGCGCTGGCGCGAGCCAGACGGCTGGCCGCTCCGGAGGACCTGATTTGCGTGACCGGGTCCCTGATGCTGGTAGGCGACGTGAAAGCCCTCCTGCGCGGGTGCGGGCTGTCTCCCATCAGGGGCTGA